A region from the Streptomyces sp. NBC_01233 genome encodes:
- a CDS encoding ParA family protein, with amino-acid sequence MVQVTLEPLKIPDRLRMPAVFEREWTEPANKLRPRILLPAAFTGPSPIAPGEHRVFIVFNRKGGAGKTTTTLELACAWAAMGYTVRIIDADPQDAGLTGWLAPVYPEGLDPKHRLTLKNVMYGEAGLDEATYYTRYKNLYIVPSYEDCAVVEYDPAVNGERTLRRAIKRSEAPVDITIVDCPPKVGKLSTFTLAIGGEVLVPSQLSGLDKKSNEPLRRTIADAQEEYDVRVRAAVLTAWGKTIISRSVGNEMAEHYPDALVCPVRRSVDATTAPDENKSIREYNKRSTTTRDFDQLGHMLVAPRGAAA; translated from the coding sequence ATGGTCCAGGTAACGCTGGAGCCGTTGAAGATCCCGGACCGGCTGCGCATGCCGGCCGTCTTCGAACGGGAGTGGACGGAGCCGGCCAACAAGCTGCGCCCGCGCATCCTGCTCCCGGCCGCATTCACCGGGCCGTCCCCGATCGCCCCGGGCGAGCACCGCGTTTTCATCGTCTTCAACCGCAAGGGCGGTGCCGGGAAGACGACCACGACCCTGGAGCTCGCGTGCGCCTGGGCGGCGATGGGCTACACCGTGCGCATCATCGACGCCGACCCGCAGGACGCCGGTCTGACCGGGTGGCTGGCGCCGGTCTATCCCGAAGGCCTTGACCCCAAGCACCGGCTGACGCTGAAGAACGTCATGTACGGCGAGGCCGGCCTGGACGAGGCGACGTACTACACCCGGTACAAGAACCTCTACATCGTGCCCAGCTACGAGGACTGCGCGGTCGTCGAGTACGACCCGGCGGTCAACGGCGAGCGCACCCTGCGCCGGGCGATCAAGCGGAGCGAGGCGCCGGTGGACATCACCATCGTCGACTGCCCTCCGAAGGTCGGGAAGCTCTCGACGTTCACCCTGGCGATCGGCGGCGAGGTCTTGGTGCCCAGCCAGCTCAGCGGCCTGGACAAGAAGTCGAACGAGCCGTTGCGCAGGACGATCGCCGACGCGCAGGAGGAGTACGACGTGAGGGTGCGGGCCGCCGTGCTCACGGCCTGGGGCAAGACGATCATCTCCCGTTCGGTCGGCAACGAGATGGCCGAGCACTACCCGGACGCGCTGGTGTGCCCGGTCCGCCGGTCGGTGGACGCCACCACCGCGCCCGACGAGAACAAGTCGATCCGCGAGTACAACAAGCGGTCCACCACCACGCGTGACTTCGACCAGCTCGGTCACATGCTGGTGGCGCCGCGGGGAGCTGCAGCATGA
- a CDS encoding DUF1353 domain-containing protein, with product MSVSDSVSDIGPDYPVIPQPLRFYDGGVDGAPGEPAIFGSMAQIVLVRCTDGGREQFRMRRRIAYKDRQLGELLVPRETSTFLSDLTSVPALFTWLVPKTGKHLPATLLHDGLIHPLDDTTYTSTRGEIVLRVEADRVLRDAMGDAGTKLIRRWLIWSAVTMATMLDGRGTKWSKVQTWWYRVAVVLTLGVVATLGFWTFLDLIDVARIPNLPWMGDRPWFYELAGGLSGAVVIPLALALLWGPFRIAGAIVGVSIAVLLYVTVALLFITALYQGLEWVMAWMPKKVALVLTGAGTLVVLLVFAAALFMPAPYGR from the coding sequence ATGTCCGTATCCGACAGCGTCTCCGACATCGGACCCGATTACCCGGTTATCCCGCAGCCGCTCCGGTTCTACGACGGTGGCGTCGACGGTGCTCCGGGGGAACCGGCAATCTTCGGCTCCATGGCCCAGATCGTGCTGGTCCGGTGCACCGACGGGGGCCGCGAGCAATTCAGGATGCGGCGCCGCATCGCCTACAAGGACCGGCAACTCGGCGAGCTGCTGGTGCCCCGGGAGACCAGCACCTTCCTCAGCGACCTGACCTCGGTGCCCGCGCTCTTCACCTGGCTCGTGCCGAAGACCGGAAAGCACCTTCCGGCCACGTTGCTGCACGATGGACTGATCCACCCTCTGGACGACACGACTTACACCTCGACCAGGGGTGAGATCGTGCTACGTGTGGAGGCCGACCGCGTATTGCGTGACGCGATGGGGGACGCTGGAACCAAGCTGATCCGGCGGTGGCTGATCTGGTCGGCGGTGACGATGGCGACGATGCTCGACGGCAGGGGAACCAAATGGTCGAAGGTACAGACGTGGTGGTACCGCGTGGCCGTGGTCTTGACCCTCGGGGTGGTCGCAACCCTGGGCTTCTGGACGTTCCTCGACCTCATCGACGTCGCGCGCATCCCGAATCTGCCCTGGATGGGCGACCGGCCGTGGTTCTACGAGCTCGCCGGCGGACTGTCGGGCGCGGTCGTGATCCCGCTAGCGCTGGCGCTGCTCTGGGGCCCTTTCCGGATCGCTGGCGCGATCGTGGGAGTGAGCATAGCGGTGCTGCTGTACGTCACGGTCGCGCTCCTCTTCATCACCGCGCTCTACCAGGGGCTGGAGTGGGTCATGGCGTGGATGCCGAAGAAGGTGGCACTCGTACTGACGGGCGCCGGAACACTGGTGGTGCTGCTCGTATTCGCCGCGGCGCTCTTCATGCCCGCCCCTTACGGCCGGTGA
- a CDS encoding recombinase family protein: protein MSEYQRVEAHACPMSTCAAPAGSPCRTTKGKVSIQYHTARFRLVPALAKALNVPTPAVRKPGAAWVELPRPATAGTEPVGHIRIGYARASTARQSLDTQLDSFAAEGITRVFSEKISTRVAQRPELEKAVALARELRTSGARVTLVVHEHKRLGRGIELVTLAQDLKAADVGLQFLTGELQGSHDPSGVVFNVLAALSGMEREYIRDRTLEGHESARKRGKAIGGPTVTNSDMLTMALQMRAEGVSLRDMAPRLVITTGAKKGQHPSPPTIMRMLREHDDRVAADALAAETS from the coding sequence GTGAGTGAGTACCAGCGCGTTGAGGCGCACGCCTGTCCCATGTCCACCTGCGCCGCCCCGGCCGGCTCCCCGTGCCGCACGACCAAGGGCAAGGTGTCGATCCAGTACCACACGGCCCGCTTCCGGCTCGTGCCCGCGCTCGCCAAGGCCCTGAACGTCCCGACCCCCGCCGTACGCAAGCCCGGCGCGGCCTGGGTGGAGCTCCCCCGACCCGCCACCGCCGGCACCGAGCCCGTCGGTCACATCCGCATCGGCTACGCCCGGGCCTCCACCGCACGCCAGTCCCTGGACACCCAGCTCGACTCCTTCGCCGCCGAGGGCATCACCCGCGTGTTCTCCGAGAAGATCTCCACCCGCGTCGCCCAGCGGCCCGAACTGGAGAAGGCCGTCGCCCTCGCCCGCGAGCTGCGCACCTCCGGAGCCCGGGTCACCCTCGTCGTCCACGAGCACAAGCGACTCGGGCGCGGCATCGAGCTGGTCACGCTCGCCCAGGACCTCAAGGCCGCCGACGTCGGCCTCCAATTCCTCACCGGTGAGCTCCAGGGCTCCCACGACCCCTCGGGCGTCGTCTTCAACGTGCTGGCCGCGCTGTCCGGCATGGAACGCGAGTACATCCGCGACCGCACCCTGGAGGGCCACGAGTCCGCCCGCAAGCGCGGCAAGGCCATCGGCGGGCCCACGGTCACCAACTCCGACATGCTCACCATGGCGCTCCAGATGCGGGCCGAGGGCGTGAGCCTGCGCGACATGGCGCCCCGGCTCGTCATCACCACCGGAGCGAAGAAGGGGCAGCACCCTTCCCCGCCCACCATCATGCGGATGCTCCGCGAGCACGACGACAGGGTGGCCGCGGACGCGCTCGCCGCCGAGACCAGCTGA